The Deinococcus humi genome has a segment encoding these proteins:
- a CDS encoding type III pantothenate kinase, translated as MPSFPLLAVDIGNTSTVLGLADETQSLTHTWRVRTNRESLPDDLALQLHGLFSVAGAQVPRSAILSSVAPPVGENYALALRRHYGVEAFSVSALTLPDVSVELDTPDAVGADRLCNLFGAEKYLGRQDYAVVVDFGTSTNFDVIGRGRRFIGGILATGAQVSADALFARAAKLPRITLEAPSSAIGKNTVHALQSGLVYGYAEMVDGLLRRIRAELPAPAVAIATGGFARTVEGICREIDYYDETLTLRGLVEVWASR; from the coding sequence GTGCCCTCCTTTCCCCTTCTGGCCGTGGACATCGGCAACACCAGCACTGTGCTGGGCCTCGCGGATGAAACGCAGAGTCTGACCCACACCTGGCGCGTGCGGACCAACCGCGAGTCGCTGCCCGACGATCTGGCCCTGCAACTGCACGGTCTGTTCTCCGTGGCCGGGGCCCAGGTGCCGCGTTCGGCGATCCTCAGCAGCGTGGCCCCCCCGGTGGGCGAGAATTACGCGCTAGCGCTGCGACGGCATTACGGTGTGGAGGCGTTCAGCGTCTCGGCCCTGACGCTGCCCGACGTGTCCGTAGAATTGGACACGCCCGACGCCGTGGGCGCAGACCGCCTGTGCAACCTCTTTGGCGCGGAAAAGTACCTGGGGCGCCAGGATTACGCCGTGGTGGTGGATTTCGGCACCAGCACCAACTTCGACGTGATCGGGCGCGGACGGCGTTTCATCGGCGGCATTCTGGCCACTGGAGCGCAGGTCAGCGCCGACGCCCTGTTCGCCCGCGCCGCCAAGCTGCCGCGCATCACGCTGGAGGCCCCGTCCAGCGCCATCGGCAAGAACACCGTCCATGCCCTGCAATCCGGTCTGGTGTACGGCTACGCCGAGATGGTGGACGGCCTGCTGCGCCGCATCCGCGCCGAACTCCCGGCTCCTGCCGTCGCCATCGCCACCGGGGGGTTTGCCCGCACCGTCGAGGGCATCTGCCGCGAGATCGACTATTACGACGAGACCCTCACCCTGCGGGGACTGGTGGAGGTGTGGGCGAGCCGGTAA
- a CDS encoding cobalamin-binding protein — MTTIPDRIISLLPSATDLLFDLGLGARVAGVSHSCDHPGVAGLPILTRSIVDSGASQAEIDRAVSEAVRAGQALYTVDGELLDAIDPGLVVTQGVCEVCAVTPGTIEAAVRFLPGCLPAAQVLSLEGRSFAGILDDLRVLAAAAGVAELGEQLADAAQARWDAIKPVQTAPRVLTLEWVDPPFYGGHWVPEQVIRAGGVNVLGAAGIDSGRTDWAAITVLDPDVIVVMCCGFGLTQNAAFARDLLQRTDLRAVCSGQVWAGDANASFSRPALGVVRGAEVLAELLRGHECAGESVRLSL, encoded by the coding sequence ATGACCACTATTCCAGACCGCATCATCAGCCTGCTGCCCAGCGCCACGGATCTGCTGTTCGATCTGGGACTGGGCGCACGGGTGGCCGGGGTCAGCCACTCGTGTGACCATCCGGGAGTGGCAGGGCTGCCGATTCTGACGCGCTCTATCGTCGATTCGGGCGCCTCCCAGGCCGAGATCGACCGCGCCGTGAGCGAGGCGGTTCGTGCGGGCCAGGCCCTGTACACCGTGGACGGCGAATTGCTGGACGCCATCGATCCAGGCTTAGTGGTCACCCAGGGCGTCTGTGAGGTCTGCGCGGTCACACCGGGAACGATCGAGGCGGCGGTGCGTTTCCTGCCCGGCTGTCTGCCTGCCGCACAGGTCCTGAGTCTGGAAGGCCGCAGCTTCGCCGGGATTCTGGACGATCTCCGGGTGCTGGCCGCAGCGGCGGGTGTAGCAGAGCTGGGCGAGCAGCTGGCCGACGCCGCACAAGCACGGTGGGACGCCATCAAGCCCGTCCAGACTGCGCCCCGCGTACTGACGCTGGAATGGGTGGACCCGCCCTTCTACGGCGGTCACTGGGTCCCCGAACAGGTCATCCGGGCAGGCGGCGTGAACGTGCTGGGCGCGGCAGGGATCGACAGCGGGCGCACGGACTGGGCCGCGATCACTGTCCTTGATCCGGACGTGATCGTGGTGATGTGTTGCGGCTTCGGGCTGACACAGAACGCCGCCTTCGCCCGCGACCTGCTGCAACGCACCGATTTACGGGCGGTGTGCAGCGGTCAGGTGTGGGCGGGGGACGCCAATGCCTCCTTCTCCCGTCCGGCCCTGGGGGTGGTGCGCGGCGCGGAGGTGCTGGCCGAACTGCTGCGCGGCCACGAGTGTGCGGGGGAAAGCGTGCGGCTGAGCCTGTAG
- a CDS encoding inorganic phosphate transporter yields the protein MEPAFIGLLVIVALALIFDFINGFHDTANAIATSVATRVLTPAQAIAMSAVLNVVGALTGTAVAKTVSSDIVPQEFATLELVGAALISAIGWNLFTWWKGLPSSSSHALIFSLVGAGVAAGGWGIIIPKGVQKTLTGLITSPALGFVIPILLMFLLSWLVLRWMRPRTVTRTFRWAQIFSAAFMAFSHGGNDAQKTMGIITFALSAYFGTQIDTVPLWVILSAATAMGLGTAIGGWRIIKTMGFKVVDLKPVDGFVAETSAALIIETASRLGIPVSTTHTISTAIMGVGTTKGFKKVKWQVAGKIVSAWVFTIPTCIALGWAIHKVILALGV from the coding sequence ATGGAACCCGCATTTATTGGCCTGCTGGTCATCGTCGCGCTGGCGCTGATTTTCGACTTCATCAACGGTTTTCACGACACCGCCAACGCCATCGCCACGTCGGTGGCCACGCGGGTCCTGACACCTGCCCAGGCCATCGCCATGTCCGCCGTGCTGAACGTGGTGGGCGCGCTGACCGGCACGGCAGTGGCCAAGACCGTCAGCTCGGACATCGTGCCGCAGGAGTTCGCCACGCTGGAGCTGGTGGGCGCGGCGCTGATCAGCGCCATCGGCTGGAACCTGTTCACGTGGTGGAAGGGCCTGCCGAGCAGCTCCAGCCACGCCCTGATTTTCAGCCTGGTGGGTGCGGGCGTGGCCGCTGGGGGTTGGGGCATCATCATTCCCAAAGGGGTTCAGAAAACCCTGACCGGCCTGATCACGAGTCCGGCGCTGGGCTTTGTGATTCCCATCCTGTTGATGTTCCTGCTCTCCTGGCTGGTGTTGCGCTGGATGAGGCCGCGCACCGTTACACGCACCTTTCGCTGGGCGCAGATCTTCAGCGCCGCCTTTATGGCCTTCTCGCACGGCGGCAACGACGCGCAGAAGACGATGGGCATCATCACCTTCGCTCTCAGCGCTTACTTTGGCACGCAGATCGACACCGTGCCGCTGTGGGTAATCCTGTCGGCAGCCACGGCGATGGGCCTGGGCACCGCTATCGGGGGCTGGCGCATCATCAAGACGATGGGATTCAAGGTGGTGGACCTGAAACCCGTGGACGGCTTCGTGGCCGAGACCAGCGCCGCGCTGATCATCGAGACTGCCAGCCGCCTGGGCATCCCGGTCAGCACCACGCACACCATCAGCACCGCAATCATGGGTGTGGGCACCACCAAGGGCTTCAAGAAGGTCAAGTGGCAGGTGGCTGGAAAGATCGTCAGCGCCTGGGTGTTCACCATTCCGACGTGCATCGCGCTGGGCTGGGCGATCCATAAGGTCATTCTGGCGCTGGGGGTCTAG